In Microbacterium pumilum, the following proteins share a genomic window:
- a CDS encoding alpha/beta hydrolase fold domain-containing protein produces the protein MAAAENRTLDGPHGPLVVRVYAPEAPAGPGLVWLHGGGFAAGDLDMPEADWVSKQFANRGITVVSVDYQRAPLPLEWAAALGVEPVAGAHYPVASEEVAFAFAWAAESGLASGPWALGGASAGGNLAAGAALRLVHAGGEVPALAVLAYPTLHAVQEEPDAALRAALDADPEADQFSPAAVRGMYENYLGGSTDGAEIFAVPGSATADDVAGFPPTIMINDEVDELRVSGEAFAASLRGAGVDVHAHTEPGTRHGHLNDPEKPAAAASVDRFATRILTLKRKTT, from the coding sequence ATGGCGGCAGCGGAGAACCGAACGCTCGACGGGCCGCACGGGCCCCTCGTCGTGCGGGTCTACGCGCCCGAAGCACCCGCCGGCCCCGGGCTGGTGTGGCTGCACGGCGGCGGATTCGCCGCCGGCGACCTCGACATGCCCGAGGCGGACTGGGTCTCGAAGCAATTCGCGAACCGGGGAATCACGGTCGTCTCGGTCGACTACCAGCGCGCACCGCTGCCGCTCGAGTGGGCAGCGGCGCTGGGCGTCGAGCCTGTGGCGGGCGCGCACTACCCCGTCGCCTCGGAAGAGGTCGCCTTCGCGTTCGCGTGGGCGGCGGAATCCGGCCTCGCGTCCGGTCCGTGGGCTCTCGGCGGCGCGAGCGCCGGCGGGAACCTTGCGGCGGGCGCCGCGCTGCGGCTGGTCCACGCCGGAGGCGAGGTCCCCGCGCTCGCCGTTCTCGCCTACCCGACCCTGCACGCCGTGCAGGAGGAGCCGGATGCCGCGCTCCGCGCCGCGCTCGATGCAGACCCCGAGGCCGACCAGTTCAGTCCCGCGGCCGTGCGTGGCATGTACGAGAACTACCTCGGCGGCTCGACGGACGGGGCGGAGATCTTCGCCGTCCCCGGCTCCGCGACTGCTGACGACGTCGCCGGGTTCCCGCCGACCATCATGATCAACGACGAGGTCGACGAGCTGAGGGTGTCCGGCGAAGCGTTCGCGGCGTCGCTGCGCGGCGCCGGTGTCGACGTCCATGCCCACACCGAACCGGGGACCCGACACGGTCACCTCAACGACCCCGAAAAGCCCGCCGCCGCGGCATCCGTCGACCGCTTCGCGACCCGAATCCTGACCCTGAAAAGGAAGACCACATGA
- a CDS encoding bifunctional aldolase/short-chain dehydrogenase, with protein MTNPTAAELIARSNRLGADPKNTNYAGGNTSAKGTETDPVTGEPVELLWVKGSGGDLGTLKESGLAVLRLDRFRSLVNVYPGVDREDEMVAAFDYCLHGKGGAAPSIDTAMHGLVDAAHVDHLHPDSGIAIATSKDGAKLTKKIFGDKVVWVPWRRPGFQLGLDIAAIKAKNPAAIGCILGGHGITAWGDTSEEAEANSLWIIQTGQTYIDEHGKALPFGKQRKKFAPLEADERRVKAAALAATIRGIASQDKPMVGHFTDDPRVLEFLASAKAPKLAALGTSCPDHFLRTKVKPLLLDLPSEAPVDKQIARLKELHEAYRADYTAYYDKHASTGSATEPASPAIRGADPLIVLVPGVGMFSYGANKQTARVAGEFYLNAINVMRGAEALSTYTPISDAEKFNIEYWALEEAKLQRMPKPKTHQGRIAFVTGAASGIGKAIATRLAAEGACVVVADLDLAKAQAAAAELGGTDVAIGVAANVADADGVQAAIDATLLAFGGIDLVVNNAGLSLSKPLLETTEKDWDLQHDVMAKGSFLVSKAAAKALIEQGLGGDVIYISSKNSVFAGPNNIAYSATKADQAHQVRLLAVELGEYGVRVNGINPDGVVRGSGIFAAGWGANRAATYGVEEKDLGKYYAQRTILKREVVPENVADAVYVLTGPELTRTTGLHIPVDSGVAAAFLR; from the coding sequence ATGACGAATCCGACTGCTGCCGAGTTGATTGCCCGATCGAATCGCCTGGGCGCTGATCCGAAGAACACGAACTACGCAGGTGGTAATACGTCCGCGAAGGGGACCGAGACCGATCCGGTGACGGGCGAGCCCGTCGAGCTGCTGTGGGTGAAGGGCTCGGGCGGTGACCTGGGAACGTTGAAGGAGTCGGGTCTCGCAGTGCTGCGTCTGGACCGGTTCCGTTCGCTCGTGAACGTCTACCCCGGCGTCGACCGGGAGGACGAGATGGTGGCCGCGTTCGACTACTGCCTGCACGGCAAGGGCGGGGCGGCACCGTCGATCGACACCGCGATGCACGGACTCGTGGATGCCGCGCACGTCGATCACCTGCACCCGGACTCGGGCATCGCGATCGCGACGTCCAAGGACGGCGCGAAGCTGACGAAGAAGATCTTCGGGGACAAGGTGGTGTGGGTGCCGTGGCGGCGCCCCGGGTTCCAGCTCGGCCTGGACATCGCGGCGATCAAGGCGAAGAACCCCGCCGCGATCGGCTGCATCCTCGGCGGGCACGGCATCACCGCGTGGGGAGACACGTCGGAGGAGGCGGAGGCGAACTCGTTGTGGATCATTCAGACCGGCCAGACGTACATCGACGAGCACGGCAAGGCACTGCCCTTCGGCAAGCAGCGCAAGAAGTTCGCGCCGCTCGAAGCCGACGAGCGGCGCGTGAAGGCCGCCGCCCTCGCGGCGACGATCCGTGGCATCGCGTCGCAGGACAAGCCGATGGTGGGTCACTTCACCGACGACCCCCGGGTGTTGGAGTTCCTCGCGTCGGCGAAGGCCCCGAAGCTCGCCGCGCTGGGCACCTCCTGCCCGGACCATTTCCTGCGCACCAAGGTCAAGCCGCTGCTGCTCGACCTGCCGTCCGAGGCCCCCGTCGACAAGCAGATCGCTAGGTTGAAGGAACTGCACGAGGCGTACCGCGCGGACTACACCGCCTACTACGACAAGCACGCTTCGACAGGCTCAGCGACCGAACCTGCATCCCCCGCGATCCGCGGCGCCGACCCGCTCATCGTGCTGGTGCCCGGTGTGGGCATGTTCTCGTATGGGGCGAACAAGCAGACCGCCCGCGTCGCGGGGGAGTTCTACCTGAACGCGATCAACGTGATGCGCGGCGCCGAGGCGCTGTCGACCTACACCCCGATCTCGGATGCGGAGAAGTTCAACATCGAGTACTGGGCGCTGGAAGAGGCGAAGCTGCAGCGGATGCCGAAACCGAAGACCCACCAGGGCCGTATCGCGTTCGTCACCGGCGCGGCATCCGGAATCGGCAAGGCCATCGCCACCCGTCTCGCGGCGGAAGGCGCCTGCGTCGTGGTCGCCGACCTCGACCTCGCCAAAGCACAAGCCGCCGCCGCGGAACTCGGCGGCACGGATGTCGCGATCGGCGTCGCCGCGAACGTCGCCGACGCCGACGGGGTGCAGGCCGCGATCGACGCCACCCTGCTCGCATTCGGCGGCATCGACCTCGTCGTCAACAACGCCGGCCTGTCGCTGTCGAAACCTTTGCTGGAGACCACCGAGAAGGACTGGGACCTGCAGCACGACGTCATGGCGAAGGGCTCGTTCCTGGTCTCGAAGGCCGCCGCGAAAGCGCTCATCGAACAGGGACTCGGCGGCGACGTCATCTACATCTCGTCGAAGAACTCCGTGTTCGCCGGCCCGAACAACATCGCCTACTCCGCCACCAAGGCCGACCAAGCCCATCAGGTGCGCCTGCTCGCGGTCGAGCTCGGCGAATACGGGGTGCGGGTCAACGGCATCAACCCCGACGGCGTCGTCCGCGGCTCCGGCATCTTCGCCGCCGGCTGGGGCGCCAACCGCGCCGCGACCTACGGCGTCGAAGAGAAGGACCTCGGCAAGTACTACGCGCAACGCACCATCCTCAAACGCGAAGTCGTCCCCGAAAACGTCGCCGACGCCGTCTACGTCCTCACCGGCCCCGAGCTCACCCGCACCACCGGCCTGCACATCCCCGTCGACTCCGGCGTCGCCGCCGCCTTCCTGCGATGA
- a CDS encoding rhamnulokinase family protein — translation MTGGAVAAVDLGATSGRVMLGRVSDGMVSLEPVARFPNGPVEGADGLHWDFSALYGHILSGLRDAVAREPALASIGIDSWAVDYGLVAEGHLVGEPFHYRDERTLRGAEAVHAIVPFEQLYRRNGLQFLAFNTLYQYVTEQGLDDIDVALLIPDLVSFLLTGTQGAERTNASTTGLVDVQTGQWDLELARRLGVPASVLPPLVDPGAHLGRLRGEAAAAVGADLEVIAVGSHDTASAIVAVPLSSPNAAYISCGTWGLVGVELDTPVVSDAAREANFTNEGGVDGRVRFLHNVTGLWLLSESVRAWEAEDGESIDLPSLLADAASVGHDVPLFDANDPRLAAPGDMPARIAAVLRDAGAAAPTSRPAFARSIVESIAAAFAGAVHTAGRLTDREIDVIHIVGGGTLNRLLCQATADRSGLTVLAGPVEATALGNVLVQARALGWFGADAALETLREAVVAAFPPERFEPAQRP, via the coding sequence ATGACCGGCGGCGCCGTCGCCGCCGTCGACCTCGGCGCCACCAGCGGACGCGTCATGCTCGGGCGCGTGAGCGACGGGATGGTGTCGCTCGAGCCGGTCGCGCGCTTCCCGAACGGTCCGGTCGAGGGCGCCGATGGGCTGCACTGGGACTTCTCGGCTCTCTACGGGCATATTCTCTCCGGACTCCGGGATGCCGTGGCTCGCGAGCCCGCGCTCGCGAGCATCGGCATCGACTCGTGGGCGGTCGACTACGGCCTGGTGGCCGAGGGACACCTCGTCGGCGAGCCATTCCACTACCGCGACGAGCGCACCCTCCGCGGAGCCGAAGCGGTCCACGCCATCGTGCCGTTCGAGCAGCTCTACCGCCGCAACGGCCTGCAGTTCCTCGCGTTCAACACGCTCTACCAGTACGTCACAGAGCAGGGCCTGGACGACATCGACGTCGCGCTCCTCATCCCCGACCTCGTGTCGTTCCTGCTGACCGGAACCCAGGGCGCCGAACGCACGAACGCATCGACCACCGGGCTCGTCGACGTGCAGACCGGCCAGTGGGACCTCGAACTGGCCCGACGCCTGGGTGTCCCGGCATCCGTCCTCCCGCCGCTCGTCGATCCTGGGGCGCACCTCGGTCGCCTGCGGGGCGAGGCCGCGGCCGCTGTCGGCGCCGACCTCGAGGTCATCGCCGTCGGTTCGCACGACACCGCGTCGGCCATCGTCGCCGTGCCGCTCAGCTCCCCGAACGCCGCGTACATCTCGTGCGGCACGTGGGGGCTCGTCGGCGTCGAACTCGACACCCCGGTCGTGAGCGATGCGGCACGTGAGGCGAACTTCACCAACGAGGGCGGCGTCGACGGCCGCGTGCGGTTCCTGCACAACGTGACGGGTCTGTGGCTGCTCAGCGAGTCGGTGCGCGCGTGGGAGGCCGAGGACGGCGAGAGCATCGACCTCCCGTCGCTGCTGGCGGACGCGGCATCCGTCGGCCACGACGTGCCATTGTTCGACGCGAACGATCCGCGTCTTGCTGCTCCCGGCGACATGCCCGCTCGCATCGCGGCTGTGCTGAGGGATGCCGGTGCCGCTGCGCCGACGAGCCGCCCGGCCTTCGCGCGCAGCATCGTGGAGAGCATCGCCGCCGCCTTCGCCGGTGCGGTGCACACGGCCGGCCGCCTGACCGATCGAGAGATCGACGTGATCCACATCGTCGGCGGCGGGACGCTGAACCGCCTGCTCTGCCAGGCGACTGCCGACCGCTCGGGCCTGACCGTGCTCGCCGGTCCGGTCGAGGCGACCGCGCTCGGGAACGTGCTGGTGCAGGCTCGCGCGCTGGGATGGTTCGGGGCGGATGCCGCTCTCGAGACCCTCCGAGAGGCTGTGGTGGCGGCGTTCCCGCCGGAACGATTCGAGCCGGCCCAGCGCCCCTGA